From Actinomycetota bacterium, one genomic window encodes:
- a CDS encoding RNA polymerase sigma factor RpoD/SigA, whose translation MVSTAMTKTTRRRQSPSVQSPLETYLREINETSLLSANDEHELAIAIGLGDIQARDRMVRANLRLVVNIARGYTGKGLSLQDLIEEGNLGLLRAVEGFDPAIGTRFSTYASYWIKQSIKRALINTAKTIRIPAYMVELLSKWRRASSRLTEEMGRTPTPEEIARVLGLPRKKLPIIKKAIRIYNLTPQTDQSDAGWSLGEMVMDERARAPDEEMVESDNLAHVMKQLETMDPREATVLRMRFGLDDNEPRTLKEIGETLGLTRERVRQIETEALNKLADSLNGPVALEDVILRR comes from the coding sequence ATGGTATCGACTGCGATGACGAAGACTACACGCCGCCGACAATCGCCCTCCGTGCAATCTCCGTTGGAGACCTACCTCCGCGAGATCAACGAAACGTCCTTGCTCTCGGCCAACGACGAGCACGAACTGGCCATCGCCATCGGGCTGGGCGACATCCAAGCCCGCGACCGTATGGTCCGGGCGAATCTGCGTCTCGTGGTCAACATCGCCCGCGGCTACACCGGCAAGGGGTTGAGCCTGCAAGACCTGATCGAGGAAGGCAACCTTGGGCTGCTGCGCGCGGTCGAGGGCTTCGATCCGGCCATTGGCACCCGTTTCTCCACCTACGCCAGCTACTGGATCAAGCAATCGATCAAACGGGCGTTGATCAACACGGCCAAGACGATCCGCATCCCGGCCTACATGGTCGAGTTGCTTTCCAAGTGGCGGCGCGCCAGCAGCCGGCTGACCGAGGAGATGGGCCGTACGCCCACGCCCGAGGAGATCGCCCGCGTACTCGGACTGCCTCGCAAGAAGCTTCCCATCATTAAGAAGGCCATCCGCATCTACAATCTCACGCCGCAGACCGATCAGTCGGATGCCGGCTGGTCGTTGGGCGAGATGGTGATGGACGAGCGGGCGCGGGCGCCCGACGAGGAGATGGTCGAGAGCGACAACCTTGCGCATGTGATGAAGCAGTTGGAGACGATGGATCCCCGCGAGGCCACGGTGCTGCGTATGCGTTTCGGGCTGGACGACAACGAGCCGCGTACGCTGAAGGAGATCGGCGAAACGCTCGGTCTGACTCGCGAGCGAGTTCGTCAGATCGAAACCGAAGCGCTCAACAAGCTGGCCGACAGTCTCAACGGCCCTGTTGCGTTGGAAGATGTCATCCTGCGGCGCTAG